A genomic stretch from Bacteroidota bacterium includes:
- a CDS encoding DUF433 domain-containing protein, whose product MEQAPGVVEGRPRIAGRRIALQHIAAWRERLGLSADEIASEYDLALADAYAALAYYYSQREDVDAAIREGEAFAEAMRAQMPSKARDLPDGRDD is encoded by the coding sequence ATCGAGCAGGCCCCCGGCGTGGTTGAGGGCAGACCGCGCATCGCCGGACGGCGCATCGCCCTGCAGCACATCGCCGCCTGGCGCGAGCGCCTCGGCCTGAGCGCCGACGAGATCGCCTCGGAGTACGATCTGGCACTCGCGGACGCGTATGCGGCCCTCGCCTACTACTACAGCCAACGCGAGGACGTTGACGCAGCGATCCGCGAGGGCGAGGCGTTCGCGGAGGCAATGCGAGCGCAGATGCCGTCGAAGGCGAGGGACCTACCGGATGGCCGAGACGATTG